One part of the Eubalaena glacialis isolate mEubGla1 chromosome 19, mEubGla1.1.hap2.+ XY, whole genome shotgun sequence genome encodes these proteins:
- the LOC133080871 gene encoding uncharacterized protein LOC133080871, translated as MGCCLLPCLGSWTGQLSPAPRVAPGVWRRAESRPEATRTEDTFPGPPRAPPSPRGRRSPSTSPWTPVTPVDAQPGASPWTPEPLADGAALVPLRGPPKPLANKHPCLPGASAGAPRVGSHIPTPRRAEALHPALAPPQPGPSLPGPQLARLLARLQARSAGVCSARAPHTHHPGLRRLTHVSRRRLKEPRHFTRPIRHLPIPRPR; from the exons ATGGGCTGCTGCCTCCTCCCCTGCCTGGGCTCCTGGACGGGGCAGCTCTCCCCTGCACCGCGGGTCGCTCCCGGTGTGTGGAGAAGAGCAGAGAGCAGACCCGAGGCAACCCGGACGGAGGACACATTTCCAGGGCCTCCCCGTGCACCTCCGAGCCCTCGGGGACGGCGCAGCCCTAGTACCTCCCCGTGGACCCCGGTGACCCCCGTGGACGCGCAGCCCGGGGCCTCCCCGTGGACCCCGGAGCCCCTTGCGGACGGTGCAGCCCTGGTGCCTCTCCGTGGACCCCCCAAGCCCCTCGCAAACAAACACCCGTGTCTCCCCGGAGCGTCCGCCGGTGCGCCCCGCGTCGGGAGTCACATTCCCACGCCCCGCCGGGCGGAAGCTCTCCACCCGGCCCTCGCGCCGCCCCAACCCGGCCCCAGCCTACCCGGCCCTCAGCTAGCTCGGCTGCTGGCCCGGCTACAGGCCCGCAGCGCTGGCGTCTGCTCGGCACGGGCCCCGCACACGCACCATCCGGGCCTCCGCCGCCTCACACACGTGTCACGGCGACGCTTAAAGGAGCCGCG CCACTTTACGCGCCCGATACGTCACCTCCCCATCCCGCGGCCCCGCTAG